Part of the Passer domesticus isolate bPasDom1 chromosome 30, bPasDom1.hap1, whole genome shotgun sequence genome, ggccaccagggcagcggggcagggccacggcagcagcactggcaacaccaagtgctgctgctgctgctgggcacagctgctgtgccagcactgatctgcccccagctctgcacacagacattgctgctgcagctccagagaaggcaacaaaagggcatctctacACAAAACTTAGGTGCGAGAtgctttagttcctttaaaaacaCCAAGAGCTCATTGACACAGTCTGGAAAGGAAGACGGGGAGAAGCAAATTGAGGAATGGcacaaaaaattatatttctttttggaTAATATGAAAAGACTAAAACAAAGAAAGATAACCTCCAAACTGAAACCAACAAGAAGTatcaaagatgacttttattacaagagATTTGCATACaattggccagcagtttaatTCTTGTGAAaccatccagtcatcagtctcctcactgcatccttgagctcctggttcctcaggctgtagatgagggggttcagggctggaggcaccaccgagtacagaactgacagggacagatccagggatggggaggacatggaggaggGCTTCAGGTGGGCAAATGTGCCAGTGCTGATGAACagggagaccacagccaggtgagggaggcaggtggaaaaggctttgtgccgtccctgctcagaggggatcctcagcacagccctgaagatctgcacataggagaaaacaatgaacacaaaacaaccaaatacCAAACAGATACTTACAGCAAGAAGCCCCAGTTCCCTGAGatgggatttggagcaggagagtttgaggatctggggaatttcacagaagaactggcccagggcattgccatgacACAGGGGCATGGAAAATATATTGGCCATGTGCatgagagcattgagaaaggcactggcccaggcagcttctgccatgtgggcacaagctctgctgcccaggagggtcccgtagtgcaggggtttgcagatggacacgtagcggtcgtagcacatgatggtcaggagggaaaaTTCTGCTGttagaaagaagagaaagaaaaagagctgtgcagcacatcctgtgtaggagatggtggtggtgtcccagagggaattgtgcatggctttggggacagtggtgcagatggagcccaggtcgctgagggccaggttgagcaggaagaagaacatgggcgtgtgcaggtggtggccgcaggctacggcgctgatgatgaggccgttgcccaggagggcagccagggagatgcccagcaagaggcagaagtgcaggagctgcagctgccgcgtgtctgccaatgccagcaggaggaagtggctgatggagctgctgttggacatttgctggggctgcacatggggacctgttcatggagaaaagTAGAGTGAAGAGTTAGAGGAGATACCTGTAACCAAAATCAAAGCAATTTTGCATACACCCTCCTCTGTAGCACACACAGATTAATTTAATTATAAATTAACAGGTTTCTGCACTCAGGGACAACACCAAGTTCTGTGAGGCAAAGTGATGCGTGGAGACTGAGGGAGATGGTCTGTCATTCTGACTTATTTAGAATTTCTCTGGGCCTTAACCTTTGTCATATGGAGGGTGATCACCTTCCCTTGCTTCCCCTAAAATGTCACCAggtactgctgagagcagatggatccaccacagcccagctccacatttgTAGACAAGGACTCACATTGCTCATTTCAccaacccagcagcattttcagtgtcacaacacctctgcctttccccatccATCTTATAACTCAGAGGTGCTCTAGGACAGGTTTGCACCCTGGAGTGAAGCTCCCAGCTTGGACTGAAATCTCAGGGAGACTCCCAAGTGCCTTTATGCTGGCATtggatgaagggagatgcagctccttccctggctgcactgacagcattgcccagagccaggcactgggcacagcgtcaccctgagccagctgtgccccctcccagagcccccagggccgggcagctgctcccagccctgtgctctgcagagggaactgggcccggggctgcagagctgccccacggctctgctgcagctctgcctgcacaggaggggcttcaccccttggagccccggccctgagggcagagcCTTGGccgggggacaggagggagggtgcttgttcagagggaggggctgcactggaggggaTCCTGTGGACATCTCTGAACTCTCCCTGCTACAGcatttctgggttttgttttctctcattccctgatcttctctctgcttcctggagattttcctcctgcaggtgtttccctgtgcctgatcactccctgccagcactcacagaccccaaatctctgtgcactctccctggccctacagaaccctgcctgtttgcagggcactggcttGGGGCGggttctgtttgcagcttggagaaaggacagctcagactgagcctgatgggtccagcaaaggtgatgctgctgctgtccataGGCACAGTGGCTGAGAGCACATCAGGGATCTCCTGTGAACCTATTGAACACTGAAAACAACAGTTCAGATGTCTCAGGCGCTTGTCAAAATTCATAACTAATAATTAAATCCTAATTCATAATAACACAATTATTCGTAACTAATTCATACTCAACCTTGAATATTTATCTTCCCTTCCTGCCATTCTCCAAGAGTATGAAACGGAATGCAAAGTTTTAGGACATTTCCTCATATTTATCAAAATCCTTGTCTTGGAAATATTCTATGACTGATCGGAACACCTCTGCATGTCAGAGCTTCATGAGCATTTCATCTCCCCTGCCTCAGAAATACTCAGACttgtactcacagagtctgcaggcattgggatgttccagctttaggagatggctccaggagctgcagctgcattgtcctgcagccagaggttcctgtgccaagggctggcagtgattctgccccaggcacttctcagcaccttcccagccctgactgattgaagctctctgggcctctgggctgtgcccgggctggctgcaggcagtgccccagccctgctgggctggcagaagagctgctcatcaagagaaatgtgcttttgaagctcttcttgcttaccaggagctgcctcagtgccaggagcccagcccagctcagcagcacagacacagcaccaggactttaatgaccctctggggctttgtgctcaggccctgaacatcagtccctgagaggcagctgaagaaacctctccagaactccaaggcagaatccaactccaaactttcttggacttttaatgggtcccactgagggacacaactcagaaagtgtccccaggccccaggcagagcagagaactggaggcagtgatgccaggtggggacaaagagaagccaagtcttggtggcctggggcacagcagggtctgtgccaccaagggctgggaggagacaccttgtcctgaggccctggggcctcctggcacagccccagccaggctgggcactgtcagccccttgtcctgccctcagcatccccccctagcccacatcccagtggcctcaaggatctgctgcaaggagtccctggggagccttgctcagcaatggccctggggccTTCTtcatgctcccagggactgcaggtttttcaaaggactttggttttggcttttgccttggagtctgtgagagctttgtgcaatcatggcctccaattatctgctgtaattagtcccttgAGATTCTATGTCAATAGCAACCTTCAATGGGACTCAATTAATACTTCAGGGTACTTCAGTTTTTTAGGCTactttttgtttcccttttgatacagacttcATGAGAAAGATTGTGCAGTCAcagcctccaattatctgctttaattagTCCCTTGAGACCTTTGTACTGACACTCTGttgggctcattaatactttgaggtAGTCAAGGTGTTTTaggtactttggattttcctttccacactgagtcGATGAGAGGTTTattgtgccatcctggcctcccattctctcctccaaggagtccatgaggagcctgtgttggggatggacctcagtgggacctATTCATGCCTCGagacactttggggttttcttctgattttgacttctggaaaggtttgtgcaatctcctctcaggcccTGAGGTTCAAGgcctcagctccaaatgcaccacagggctCGTTAGGATCAAGCAAGTACTGACAGACCATGGCTCTctcttgatttccctctgctctgggcagttcATCAGGAAGATTTCTGTAATGGTTTTGGTTCAccattttgagatttcttggaGAATGGATTAATTAGTTTGGTGAGTTCAGTGTTGGGTAATTTCCAGTGAACTCACTAGAATATTCTTACTCATTTCCTGCTGGGAGATAGGATTAAGAGAAAGGCAAAGTAGGCTCAAAACTTCAGAAGGGTATAAAGATAAGTTTATTAATAGTAACTGAAAGATAGAGAATTCAGAATCAGAAGAAAGCTTTCAAAACACTTGTCTCCCTACAACCTTTTTTCCTTACGGACAATTTAAGGAGACAAAACATaaaattttcagtttgtttgccacctctagaatagtctttcttcagtacacttagggagaggagtctctctttcaGGCTCTGGAGACATCTCCATAAGAAAACAATTCTCTCATGGCTCTCAATTTCCAGGAATGGCAGCCACCCAGAATATCATGAAGTCCCTCCTattttttcacagctttcccaCAGATGTGTTTATAGGCCATGTCAGCTTATGGAGCATTAGTTTAAAAATGAGtagtttaaaagcaaaacttCTCTTCATCCATTCTTGAAATCATCTCCATCTCTGACAACAGAGGTCATCTTCTCTCCCTGAGGGCAACAGGTCTCATCAGTCTTGCCGGTTTCAATGTTCAAacttctcatgggatcacagctacttcaacatttgcttactttagcatggaggcctttgctgaacaagtcatctccccatatttttaatgaaatatagGGCAAAAGAGAGcctgatgtatcaattacatccttctccatagctttacaGGAGGATTTCATCCTCAAGATCAAGGAcatctcctcatccctcccatctgggacgCAACTTCCTCCTCACTGATCTCAGTTCCTCCTCtatgtgcctgcactttgtccttttctctcactggagggaggatggaagcactgaaagagttaatatctctcccggggcctgcagatggttctgtgaccccggccgggctgggtccttgtggccagagctgttttaccatggaggtttctgcagcggctgcgctggggctgtgtcaggatgggccgcgctggggcagggccaggatctcagcagccaggccagaacacagcagcagcacggccggggcccatggcttctcctcgccctgcccggggcttgcgggtgaaccccaagggtggcagaatcttggccgagctggcccggcccggggctgctcctggggcccggcggatcctggctgggcccgggctggcggcggggcagggctcggtagcgcccaggtgttggcaactgcagccatggcccggcccggcctcggccccgcggcctcccctgccctgcccggcagccgatggggcctggggggctccctgggaaggggcccggccccacggcaggagccgcccggcccggcccggctgagacgggggctgggccagccttgtttcctctttgctggccagaagggaaagagaccctcccaggctttctcatctttaacatgtgtcttcaAAGAGGTGTGTACAGtttccttagtggtttaacagactgtcaattctcaaagctaattactgattggttttTTGTCAGACAGAGCTgaaactgctagcagcttctcttAGGACATTAGTTCCATGatgcaaaaccaccaaaacagcacagagcacagagctcctttgtccataTGTAGTGCTCATGCGCCCAAGGTTTCAGAACCTCTCCTTGGGAGATCTCTGAGCCCTCTCCAAGGTGtttccaaatgaaaatattcagcTCATGGtcaaagaaaatcaccagaggacagggccagcctgacctgtctgtcctggctacttttg contains:
- the LOC135287635 gene encoding olfactory receptor 14J1-like; this translates as MSNSSSISHFLLLALADTRQLQLLHFCLLLGISLAALLGNGLIISAVACGHHLHTPMFFFLLNLALSDLGSICTTVPKAMHNSLWDTTTISYTGCAAQLFFFLFFLTAEFSLLTIMCYDRYVSICKPLHYGTLLGSRACAHMAEAAWASAFLNALMHMANIFSMPLCHGNALGQFFCEIPQILKLSCSKSHLRELGLLAVSICLVFGCFVFIVFSYVQIFRAVLRIPSEQGRHKAFSTCLPHLAVVSLFISTGTFAHLKPSSMSSPSLDLSLSVLYSVVPPALNPLIYSLRNQELKDAVRRLMTGWFHKN